A genome region from Sphingobacteriaceae bacterium GW460-11-11-14-LB5 includes the following:
- a CDS encoding TonB-dependent siderophore receptor encodes MINYKFMNLKSVLSAFCILLCLLLSSNSFAQQATVNISPRTLKLRAALEQLEKKAGLNFIYSDLNTELDKTITLSPSALSVNEILIELAKKTGLTFTASGKDITIKQQAKGEVRGKVITAEGKPAQFVSVSLDRLRTTIVDADGNYRFRDIPEGAHTLFVSYIGLESQSREINIKAGTKVSADFTLRESHSELDEVVINGGETNRFSVKKTTTAAKMPLANLDNPQVYTTIPKTLLNEQMITDFSYALKNSPGVYKIQGSRGINTDGASYYSMRGFRTEAALVDGLPSQTNGEIDPSNIERVELIKGPSGTLFGGAVVSFGGLINIVTKKPIDTAGGEISYLTGSFGLNRITADVYGPAKKNSKLLFRMNAAYQYQGSFQDAGFRRTTFFAPAVEYRASNRLTLSLNAGFYQTEATSSSTIFLNRVRKFIATTPEELNFDWKRSYNSNDLTMKNPTVNIKAQINYQISDQWRSQTIYSSNSRKSDGFYQYEFIRGATSDEMLERNISLQNSTNTASDIQQNFIGDFKILGLRNRLIVGLDYLNQTINNNNSPYLVFDNVSGLNPSDPNYVKLSRAAVEARLAASTAAPTKNIGKSNIYSAYASDVLNITNRLLAMLSLRVDRFQNRGTLNQATNTIVTNSKYMQTAVSPKLGLVYHVIKDQVSVFGNYMNGFANVAPVTQPEGAGVSGTFKPQHANQFEAGVKTDLFNGLLSFTASVYDIKVDNLTRNEDLIVGGTTYNITVQNGTQRSKGVELELIANPLKGLNIIAGYSYNDSKLTKATVALEGRRPASAGPATLINSWISYVLPSGELKGLGLGLGTNYVGKHLTSNSAVTGIFTLPSYVMMNATAFYDTGKYRLGFKVDNLTNQLYFTGQGVLSAQMPRAFVANVSYRF; translated from the coding sequence ATGATCAATTACAAATTTATGAATTTAAAGTCTGTTCTCTCAGCCTTTTGTATTTTGCTATGCCTCCTGCTCTCGAGCAACAGTTTTGCTCAGCAGGCAACTGTAAACATTTCTCCACGAACACTAAAATTACGTGCCGCACTCGAACAACTTGAAAAAAAGGCAGGCCTGAATTTTATCTACAGTGATCTCAATACTGAGCTGGACAAAACCATTACCTTATCACCATCAGCTTTATCGGTTAACGAAATCCTGATCGAATTAGCTAAAAAAACCGGACTGACCTTTACGGCTAGCGGGAAAGACATTACCATTAAACAACAGGCTAAGGGCGAAGTTCGTGGTAAGGTAATTACTGCAGAAGGAAAACCTGCCCAATTTGTAAGTGTTAGTCTCGATCGCTTACGCACTACGATTGTTGACGCTGATGGGAATTACCGGTTTCGTGATATACCAGAAGGCGCACATACACTTTTTGTTAGCTATATTGGCTTAGAAAGTCAGAGCAGAGAAATCAACATCAAAGCCGGCACGAAAGTTAGCGCAGATTTTACTTTACGCGAAAGCCATTCAGAATTGGATGAGGTAGTGATTAATGGCGGTGAAACCAATAGATTTTCGGTAAAAAAAACCACTACGGCAGCAAAAATGCCTTTGGCAAATTTAGATAACCCTCAGGTTTATACCACCATCCCAAAAACCTTGTTAAACGAACAAATGATTACGGATTTCAGCTATGCGCTTAAAAATTCTCCCGGGGTTTATAAAATTCAGGGATCGAGGGGCATTAATACTGATGGTGCATCGTATTATAGTATGAGAGGTTTTAGAACCGAAGCTGCATTGGTTGATGGGTTACCATCGCAAACCAATGGTGAAATCGATCCATCCAATATCGAACGGGTTGAGCTGATTAAGGGTCCGTCAGGAACACTTTTTGGCGGCGCAGTGGTATCGTTTGGTGGCCTCATCAATATTGTAACCAAAAAGCCCATTGATACGGCAGGTGGAGAGATATCTTATCTTACCGGAAGCTTCGGACTGAACAGAATAACAGCCGACGTTTACGGACCAGCTAAAAAGAATTCGAAGTTATTATTTAGGATGAACGCAGCTTACCAATACCAGGGCAGCTTTCAGGATGCTGGTTTTAGAAGGACAACATTTTTTGCCCCTGCGGTAGAATACCGTGCATCGAACCGTTTAACACTCAGCCTTAACGCTGGTTTCTATCAAACAGAGGCAACCAGTTCATCAACAATCTTTTTAAACAGGGTAAGAAAGTTTATTGCCACCACACCGGAAGAATTAAATTTTGATTGGAAAAGATCTTACAACTCGAACGATCTGACCATGAAAAACCCAACCGTAAACATTAAGGCACAAATAAACTACCAGATCTCAGATCAATGGCGCTCACAAACCATTTATTCTAGCAATTCCAGAAAATCGGATGGCTTTTACCAATATGAATTTATCAGAGGTGCTACCAGCGATGAAATGTTAGAACGGAATATCAGTCTTCAAAACTCGACAAATACCGCGAGTGATATCCAGCAGAATTTTATCGGAGATTTTAAGATACTGGGGCTTCGAAATAGATTAATTGTTGGTCTCGATTACCTTAACCAAACGATAAACAATAACAATTCGCCATACCTGGTATTTGATAACGTAAGTGGATTAAATCCATCAGATCCGAATTATGTAAAACTTTCGAGAGCGGCTGTTGAGGCCAGATTAGCAGCAAGTACGGCAGCACCAACTAAGAACATTGGAAAGAGCAATATCTATAGCGCTTATGCTTCGGATGTACTGAATATTACCAACCGTTTACTGGCCATGTTAAGCTTACGTGTTGATCGTTTCCAGAACAGAGGTACATTGAACCAGGCCACCAATACCATTGTTACCAATAGCAAATACATGCAAACGGCTGTATCGCCAAAGTTAGGTTTAGTTTATCATGTAATCAAAGATCAGGTATCTGTTTTTGGAAATTATATGAACGGTTTTGCAAACGTAGCACCCGTTACACAGCCTGAAGGCGCTGGTGTATCGGGTACATTTAAACCGCAGCATGCTAATCAGTTTGAGGCAGGAGTAAAAACCGATCTGTTTAATGGTTTGTTAAGCTTCACTGCCAGCGTATATGATATTAAAGTGGATAACCTAACCCGCAACGAGGACCTGATTGTAGGTGGAACAACTTATAATATTACGGTTCAAAATGGCACGCAGCGGAGTAAAGGTGTCGAATTAGAACTGATCGCCAATCCGTTAAAGGGATTAAATATTATTGCCGGATATAGTTACAACGACAGTAAACTGACCAAAGCTACTGTCGCGCTCGAAGGCAGAAGACCAGCTTCTGCTGGTCCTGCCACCTTAATTAATAGCTGGATCAGTTATGTTCTTCCTTCAGGAGAGCTTAAAGGATTGGGGCTTGGATTGGGCACAAATTATGTAGGCAAACATTTAACCTCTAATTCTGCTGTAACCGGGATATTCACGCTTCCATCGTATGTGATGATGAATGCAACCGCATTTTATGACACCGGAAAATATCGTCTGGGATTTAAGGTGGATAATCTTACTAATCAATTGTACTTTACCGGCCAGGGTGTATTGAGTGCCCAGATGCCAAGAGCTTTTGTTGCCAATGTTTCGTACAGGTTTTAA
- a CDS encoding GTPase Era: protein MAHKAGFVSIIGKPNVGKSTLMNVLVGERLSIITPKAQTTRHRILGIVNEEEYQIVFSDTPGIIKPKYSLQESMMSFVNGSLTDADVLLFVTDINEEHDEEDVLEKILNRNIPTIVLINKIDKALQEQVDEKIAYWQEKLNPVAIYAISALHKHNVDGLLDRVLEMLPEHPPYYDKEDLTDRSERFFVSEIIREKIFLNYQKEIPYSTEVIVKSFKEEEMKNGKGAMIRITAEIVVERDSQKNILIGTGGSMLKKVGTEARLEIEKFLDSKVFLEMFVKVIPDWRSKKNYLKSFGYDN, encoded by the coding sequence ATGGCGCATAAAGCAGGTTTTGTTAGTATAATAGGTAAACCAAATGTAGGTAAATCTACCCTCATGAATGTGCTTGTAGGCGAGCGACTTAGCATTATAACTCCTAAGGCACAAACCACAAGACACCGCATTTTAGGGATCGTAAATGAAGAAGAATATCAGATCGTTTTCTCTGATACTCCGGGTATAATTAAGCCAAAATACAGTTTACAAGAGAGTATGATGAGCTTTGTTAACGGATCTTTGACTGATGCGGACGTACTTTTATTCGTAACCGACATTAATGAAGAGCATGATGAGGAAGACGTTCTGGAAAAAATTCTGAACCGTAATATCCCAACAATTGTACTCATCAATAAAATCGATAAAGCATTACAGGAACAGGTTGACGAGAAGATTGCCTACTGGCAGGAGAAGCTAAATCCGGTTGCTATTTATGCCATTTCGGCTTTACATAAACACAATGTCGACGGATTATTGGACCGCGTACTGGAAATGTTGCCAGAACATCCACCATATTATGATAAAGAAGATTTAACCGATCGCTCAGAACGTTTCTTCGTTTCTGAGATTATTCGTGAAAAAATCTTCCTTAATTATCAGAAAGAAATTCCTTACAGTACCGAGGTCATTGTGAAGAGTTTTAAAGAAGAAGAAATGAAAAACGGTAAAGGTGCCATGATCAGGATTACTGCAGAAATTGTGGTAGAACGCGATTCGCAAAAGAACATTTTAATCGGTACGGGCGGGAGTATGTTGAAAAAGGTGGGTACCGAGGCACGTTTAGAAATCGAGAAGTTTTTAGATAGCAAGGTTTTCCTGGAAATGTTTGTTAAAGTAATCCCTGACTGGAGAAGCAAAAAGAATTATTTAAAAAGCTTCGGTTACGATAATTAA
- a CDS encoding alkyl hydroperoxide reductase: protein MKKSLTFLLLLIGTTVFAQESNNGKKLWAKSILNEKAPDLVVEKWISKQPDTKGKFVLIDFWATWCGPCRAYIPTLNDIQKKYADKMVIIGVSDEAAEKVEAFSNPKINYFEAIDTKGTVKDSLQVKGIPHAILIDPKGIVRWEGFPLLQGNQLTEEVIKGLLEKYKN from the coding sequence ATGAAGAAAAGTTTAACGTTTCTCTTGCTGTTGATCGGTACAACAGTTTTTGCCCAGGAATCAAACAATGGTAAAAAATTGTGGGCAAAATCTATCCTGAATGAAAAAGCACCGGATTTGGTTGTGGAAAAGTGGATTTCGAAACAGCCCGATACCAAAGGCAAGTTTGTCTTAATCGATTTTTGGGCAACCTGGTGCGGGCCATGCCGGGCATATATCCCTACATTAAACGATATTCAAAAGAAATATGCTGATAAAATGGTAATTATTGGTGTTTCTGATGAAGCAGCAGAAAAAGTAGAAGCTTTTAGTAATCCTAAAATCAACTATTTTGAAGCTATTGATACGAAGGGAACGGTAAAAGACTCACTTCAGGTTAAAGGTATTCCGCATGCTATTTTAATTGATCCGAAAGGAATAGTAAGGTGGGAGGGTTTCCCATTATTGCAGGGAAATCAATTAACCGAAGAAGTCATAAAAGGACTTTTAGAGAAGTATAAAAATTAA
- a CDS encoding ribosome biogenesis GTPase Der: protein MSNIIAIVGRPNVGKSTLFNRLTESRKAIVDDMSGVTRDRHYGVGEWIDKQFTVIDTGGYVANSEDVYEAAIREQVMIAIEEASVLVFMVDVTTGITDLDDDIAQVLRRSNKPVFVCANKVDNTALYNEIHTFYGFGLGEVYPLSSMTGSGTGELLDEIVKNFEDIAEEENQLPKITIAGRPNVGKSSLVNALIGKERNIVTANAGTTRDSIKIHYNQFGHEFMLIDTAGLRKKTKVKENLEFYSVMRTIKALEEADVVVLMIDAVEGIESQDINIFHLAEKNKKGIVILVNKWDLIEKNTQTMKAFEEQIHERIRPFTDVPIIFTSVLNKQRIFKAIEAALEVYKNRSKKIPTSKLNDVMLPLIEKFPPPALKGKHIKIKYITQINATSPMFAFFCNLPQYIKDPYKRFIENKLRENFDFSGAPIQIYFRQK from the coding sequence ATGAGTAATATTATAGCCATCGTAGGCAGGCCAAACGTAGGCAAGAGCACCCTTTTTAATAGACTAACAGAAAGCCGTAAGGCCATTGTAGATGATATGAGCGGCGTAACCCGCGATAGGCACTATGGTGTGGGCGAATGGATAGATAAACAATTTACCGTAATCGATACGGGTGGTTACGTAGCCAACTCAGAAGATGTTTACGAAGCCGCAATCCGCGAGCAGGTAATGATCGCCATCGAAGAAGCCAGTGTTTTGGTTTTTATGGTCGATGTAACTACAGGCATTACCGATTTAGATGATGATATTGCGCAGGTATTGCGCAGAAGTAACAAACCGGTTTTTGTTTGTGCAAATAAAGTAGATAATACCGCTTTATACAATGAAATCCATACTTTTTATGGTTTTGGACTAGGCGAAGTATATCCATTGTCATCCATGACAGGTTCTGGAACAGGAGAGTTATTGGATGAAATTGTTAAAAATTTCGAAGATATTGCGGAAGAGGAAAACCAGCTGCCTAAAATTACCATTGCAGGTCGTCCTAACGTGGGTAAGTCTTCTTTGGTTAATGCATTAATTGGTAAAGAACGTAATATTGTTACCGCAAATGCAGGTACAACCCGCGATTCGATTAAAATCCATTATAACCAGTTCGGTCATGAATTTATGTTGATCGATACCGCCGGATTACGTAAAAAAACAAAGGTTAAAGAAAACTTAGAGTTTTATTCGGTTATGCGTACCATTAAAGCTTTAGAAGAGGCTGATGTGGTAGTATTAATGATTGATGCGGTAGAAGGAATCGAAAGTCAGGATATTAATATTTTCCACCTGGCCGAGAAGAACAAAAAAGGGATCGTAATTCTGGTTAACAAATGGGATTTAATTGAAAAAAATACCCAGACCATGAAAGCTTTCGAGGAGCAGATTCATGAGCGTATCCGCCCGTTTACCGATGTGCCGATCATTTTCACATCTGTATTAAACAAACAACGTATTTTCAAAGCCATTGAAGCGGCTTTAGAAGTTTATAAAAACCGGAGCAAGAAAATTCCTACATCTAAATTAAATGATGTGATGTTGCCATTGATCGAGAAATTCCCGCCACCGGCATTAAAAGGAAAACACATTAAGATTAAATACATCACACAAATTAATGCCACTTCGCCAATGTTTGCCTTTTTCTGCAACTTGCCTCAGTACATTAAAGATCCGTATAAACGTTTCATTGAGAATAAATTAAGGGAAAACTTTGATTTTTCCGGTGCACCAATCCAGATTTATTTCAGACAGAAATAA
- a CDS encoding GNAT family N-acetyltransferase, with protein MQLQVLNSQTTDIDTIFQFYDMAIAHQKKVFNKHWQGFSREMVQAEIDENRQYKILVDGLVACVFAVTFNDSLIWGDRDHDAIYIHRIVTHPEFRGYSFVKEIIKWTKDYAAKNNIKFIRMDTWADNEKLLEYYTGCGFDYVGVVTMEKTDGLPKHYEGISLSLFEIVL; from the coding sequence ATGCAATTACAAGTTCTAAATAGCCAGACAACTGATATCGATACCATTTTCCAATTTTATGATATGGCTATAGCTCATCAAAAGAAAGTGTTTAACAAACACTGGCAAGGCTTTAGCAGGGAAATGGTACAGGCCGAAATTGATGAAAACCGTCAATATAAAATTCTGGTAGATGGCTTAGTGGCCTGTGTATTTGCTGTTACCTTTAACGATAGCTTGATTTGGGGTGATCGCGACCACGATGCAATTTATATCCATCGGATTGTAACCCATCCCGAATTTAGAGGTTATTCTTTTGTGAAAGAGATTATCAAATGGACCAAAGATTACGCAGCAAAAAACAACATTAAATTTATCAGAATGGATACCTGGGCCGACAATGAAAAACTGCTCGAATATTATACGGGTTGCGGTTTTGATTATGTTGGTGTAGTAACCATGGAAAAAACTGATGGATTACCAAAACACTATGAAGGAATTAGTTTAAGTCTGTTTGAGATTGTGCTATAA
- a CDS encoding GNAT family N-acetyltransferase, with product MIETQRLILKPLTHNQLLKYIKDDHSLEQELGLLPTKKNISPSLHDALEQTILPNVFDKDKDYLYHTLWTIISKPDHRMVGDICFVGEPDPNGEIEIGYGTYEEFRGKGFMTEAVGRIIEWAKEQPKVKSVFAATTKDNVASYSILEKNNFTHIGEVDDMLSWKIELR from the coding sequence ATGATAGAAACACAACGCCTCATTTTAAAACCCTTAACACACAATCAGCTCTTAAAATATATTAAAGATGATCATTCCCTTGAACAGGAGTTAGGCCTTTTGCCAACAAAGAAAAACATTTCGCCTTCTCTTCACGATGCGCTGGAACAAACCATTTTACCTAACGTTTTCGATAAGGATAAAGATTACCTGTACCATACTTTATGGACGATTATATCCAAACCCGATCATAGAATGGTAGGCGATATCTGTTTTGTTGGTGAGCCCGATCCCAATGGCGAAATCGAAATTGGTTATGGTACCTACGAAGAATTTAGAGGAAAAGGATTTATGACTGAAGCCGTTGGCAGGATAATAGAATGGGCAAAGGAGCAGCCCAAGGTAAAATCTGTTTTTGCGGCCACCACGAAAGATAATGTAGCCTCTTATTCTATATTGGAAAAAAACAACTTTACCCATATTGGAGAAGTTGATGATATGTTAAGCTGGAAAATTGAATTGAGGTAA
- a CDS encoding short chain dehydrogenase has translation MKIIIVGATGTLGKKVAEAFAQKHEIIRVGNTKGDVQVDITNEASIKAMFEQIGPFDALISTSGKGPFAPVSEMTGEVFKRGLLDKLLGQVNLVLIGQHYINKGGSFTLTSGILADHPVAAGAALSAVNGGLNSFVLAAAPELKNGVRLNAISPNVVEDSPAYFDSFPGEIPVTMDKVVKAYEKSVLGIVTGQVIKVY, from the coding sequence ATGAAAATAATAATTGTAGGCGCAACAGGTACACTGGGCAAAAAAGTAGCCGAAGCTTTTGCGCAAAAACATGAGATAATCCGCGTAGGAAATACCAAGGGCGATGTTCAGGTAGATATTACCAATGAAGCATCGATTAAAGCCATGTTTGAGCAGATAGGTCCTTTCGATGCACTGATTAGTACCAGCGGAAAAGGTCCTTTTGCACCTGTAAGTGAAATGACAGGGGAAGTATTTAAGCGTGGCCTGCTGGATAAACTATTGGGGCAGGTTAACCTGGTGCTTATCGGTCAGCACTACATTAATAAAGGTGGCTCATTTACGCTAACATCGGGCATATTGGCCGATCATCCGGTTGCAGCAGGCGCCGCACTAAGCGCAGTAAATGGAGGGTTAAATTCTTTTGTCCTCGCGGCTGCTCCGGAACTTAAAAACGGGGTTCGTTTAAACGCCATCAGCCCTAATGTGGTTGAAGATTCGCCCGCTTATTTCGATTCATTTCCCGGCGAAATTCCAGTTACCATGGATAAAGTAGTCAAAGCCTACGAGAAAAGCGTGCTGGGTATTGTAACAGGCCAGGTAATAAAGGTTTATTAA